Proteins from a genomic interval of Clostridium scatologenes:
- a CDS encoding YaaL family protein, producing the protein MNRKEILAYITGKNVYTEEQKRLLYAIDKAREDLKNAVGYFELVNDPRLVDYAIYMEEAAKAKYAYLLNEAKKSNLKVISSDILKEVKVG; encoded by the coding sequence ATGAATAGAAAAGAAATACTTGCATATATAACTGGAAAGAATGTGTATACTGAAGAACAAAAGCGATTATTATATGCAATAGATAAAGCAAGAGAAGATCTAAAAAATGCAGTAGGATATTTTGAATTAGTTAATGATCCTAGGCTTGTAGATTATGCTATATATATGGAGGAAGCAGCAAAAGCTAAATATGCTTATTTACTGAATGAAGCCAAAAAGAGTAATTTAAAGGTCATTTCCAGTGATATATTGAAGGAAGTAAAAGTAGGATAA
- a CDS encoding hydrolase: protein MTKYIPEIKGILRRHMIEVPSVIREASGIRIFGKRLKSFLFSTDVAVIKNTNADAVIAVYPFTPQPLITEAIVLSTDIPVFCGVGGGITTGKRVVNLALDAEFKGAMGVVVNSPTPNEVIMQMKDTIDIPIVVSVVSEYEDISARIESGATILNVSGAKRTAYIVKKIRQRYPEFPIIATGGPTEEAIKQTIEAGANAITFTPPTAAEILSKIMVSYREKYASEQNGE from the coding sequence ATGACAAAATATATACCTGAAATAAAAGGTATATTAAGAAGACATATGATTGAAGTACCTAGTGTTATTAGAGAAGCAAGTGGGATAAGGATTTTTGGTAAAAGACTGAAATCATTTTTATTTAGTACGGATGTTGCAGTTATAAAAAATACCAATGCAGATGCTGTTATTGCAGTATATCCATTTACACCTCAACCATTGATAACTGAAGCAATTGTATTATCAACTGATATTCCTGTTTTCTGTGGTGTAGGTGGAGGAATTACTACAGGTAAAAGAGTGGTAAATTTAGCCTTAGATGCTGAATTTAAAGGAGCTATGGGAGTTGTAGTTAATAGTCCTACACCCAATGAAGTAATAATGCAGATGAAAGATACTATAGATATACCAATAGTTGTCTCTGTAGTATCTGAATATGAAGATATTTCGGCAAGAATAGAATCAGGAGCTACTATTTTAAATGTATCGGGAGCAAAAAGAACTGCTTATATTGTAAAAAAGATACGTCAACGATACCCTGAGTTTCCTATAATAGCAACAGGTGGACCAACAGAAGAAGCTATAAAACAAACTATTGAAGCTGGTGCTAATGCTATTACGTTTACACCTCCTACGGCAGCGGAAATATTGAGTAAGATAATGGTTAGCTATAGGGAAAAATATGCTAGTGAACAAAATGGTGAATAG
- a CDS encoding SAM-dependent methyltransferase translates to MSIDKIFYKNLFKNLFSDTCEIRFWDGEVEKYGEGESKFTIVFNEHIPKSDIIRDPFIAFGEGYMTKKLDIEGDVQKVIESLYNNKESFLSNGNKYMDLIKRMSNTVKNSKEYIQHHYDIGNDFYKLWLDSTMTYSCGYFKSNDDSLETAQKNKVKHILKKLCLEEGQTLLDIGCGWGELIITAAKQYKVKAMGITLSSEQFAKVNERIKDEGLEDLVQVKLTDYRELENVKFDRIVSVGMVEHVGKEHIGEYFNAVNNLLNEKGVSILHCITAIGEGGTNTWIDKHIFPGGYIPLVKELIDNMTEYKFYLNDVESLRRHYGRTLEHWAGNFESVLPEIRKTKDETFIRMWRLYLNACAASFNCGNIDIHQFLFVKGVNNELPWTREYMYV, encoded by the coding sequence ATGAGTATTGACAAAATATTTTACAAAAACTTATTTAAAAACTTATTTTCAGATACTTGTGAAATAAGATTTTGGGATGGAGAAGTAGAAAAGTATGGTGAAGGTGAAAGTAAGTTTACCATAGTTTTTAATGAACACATTCCTAAATCAGATATAATTAGAGATCCTTTTATTGCATTTGGAGAAGGATATATGACTAAAAAGTTAGATATAGAAGGAGATGTTCAAAAGGTTATCGAATCTTTGTATAATAATAAAGAAAGTTTTTTAAGTAATGGCAATAAATACATGGATTTAATTAAGAGAATGTCAAACACTGTTAAAAATAGTAAGGAATATATTCAACATCATTATGATATTGGAAATGATTTTTACAAATTGTGGCTAGATAGTACAATGACATATTCTTGTGGCTATTTTAAATCTAATGATGATTCATTAGAAACTGCTCAGAAAAACAAAGTTAAACATATTCTTAAAAAGTTATGTTTAGAAGAAGGACAAACTTTACTTGATATAGGTTGTGGATGGGGAGAATTAATAATTACTGCAGCAAAACAGTATAAAGTAAAAGCTATGGGAATAACTTTAAGTTCAGAACAATTTGCTAAAGTCAATGAAAGAATAAAAGATGAGGGATTAGAAGATTTAGTTCAAGTTAAACTTACAGATTATAGAGAATTAGAAAATGTGAAATTTGATAGAATAGTTAGCGTAGGTATGGTAGAGCATGTAGGAAAAGAACATATTGGAGAGTATTTTAATGCGGTAAATAATCTATTAAATGAAAAAGGTGTTTCGATTCTTCATTGTATTACAGCTATAGGTGAAGGGGGAACTAACACTTGGATAGATAAACATATTTTCCCTGGTGGATACATACCTTTAGTTAAAGAATTGATTGATAATATGACAGAATATAAATTTTATTTAAATGATGTAGAAAGTCTTAGAAGACATTATGGAAGAACTTTAGAGCATTGGGCAGGAAACTTTGAAAGTGTGTTACCTGAAATAAGAAAAACAAAGGATGAAACTTTCATAAGAATGTGGAGATTATATTTAAATGCTTGTGCAGCATCTTTTAATTGTGGTAATATTGATATTCATCAATTTTTATTTGTAAAAGGTGTAAATAATGAATTGCCATGGACTAGAGAATATATGTATGTATAA
- the recR gene encoding recombination mediator RecR, whose amino-acid sequence MDFYPIAIEKLIEEFAKLPGIGYKTAQRLTIHVLNLPGEEVKEFAEALIKARGTIKYCSICGNFTDSDPCAVCSNPNRDKSTICVVEQPKDIISIERVKEFNGVYHVLHGNISPMAGRGPEDIKLKELIRRINGEVKEVIVATNPNIEGEATAMYISKILKPLQVKVTRIAHGIPVGGDLEYADEVTLAKAIEGRKEI is encoded by the coding sequence GTGGATTTTTATCCAATTGCAATAGAAAAGCTTATAGAAGAGTTTGCTAAACTACCAGGGATAGGGTATAAAACAGCACAAAGATTAACAATTCATGTTTTAAATTTACCTGGAGAAGAGGTTAAAGAATTTGCTGAAGCTTTAATTAAAGCTAGGGGAACAATAAAATATTGTTCTATATGTGGTAATTTTACAGACAGTGATCCTTGTGCAGTATGCTCTAATCCAAATAGAGATAAAAGCACTATATGTGTTGTAGAACAACCTAAAGATATTATATCAATAGAAAGGGTTAAGGAGTTTAATGGAGTTTATCATGTTCTTCATGGAAATATATCTCCTATGGCAGGAAGAGGTCCTGAAGATATAAAATTAAAAGAACTTATTAGAAGAATAAATGGAGAAGTAAAAGAAGTGATAGTAGCTACAAATCCCAATATTGAAGGAGAGGCTACTGCTATGTATATATCAAAAATATTAAAACCATTACAAGTTAAAGTAACTAGAATAGCACATGGTATTCCTGTAGGTGGAGATCTTGAATATGCAGATGAGGTAACTTTAGCTAAGGCTATAGAAGGAAGAAAAGAGATATAA
- a CDS encoding MarR family winged helix-turn-helix transcriptional regulator, giving the protein MEIKDNSDIQKLGQVLNICFRLISNRVSSKFRSCGYDITPEQYTILTYLYEHGELQQNQISKLTTKDEPSISRIINNMIKNDIVKKVQHPNDRRTNLICLTEKSKQMRQALYNEASILLEEALKDIPKSDIENLYGVLNRIINNLNRV; this is encoded by the coding sequence TTGGAAATAAAAGATAATTCCGATATACAAAAGCTTGGTCAAGTTTTAAATATATGTTTTAGATTAATATCAAATCGTGTAAGTTCAAAGTTTAGATCTTGTGGATATGATATAACTCCAGAACAGTATACAATACTAACATATTTATATGAGCATGGTGAATTACAGCAAAATCAAATTTCTAAACTTACAACTAAGGACGAACCAAGCATTTCTCGTATAATTAATAACATGATCAAGAATGATATTGTAAAAAAAGTACAGCACCCAAATGATAGAAGAACCAACTTGATTTGTTTGACAGAAAAATCAAAACAAATGAGACAAGCACTTTATAATGAGGCATCTATATTGTTAGAAGAAGCATTGAAAGATATTCCTAAATCTGATATTGAAAATCTTTATGGTGTATTAAATCGTATTATAAATAATTTGAATAGAGTTTGA
- a CDS encoding ABC transporter permease, protein MKSFLKILKEERSPLLKTIILTIVATLIFGYAMSNPYIDNIPFGIVDKDNSNLSRTVIQQLKINPGLNVNYYADSDTELEKAIKDRRVNGGIIIPKHFEKDVSSAKSPSALIVIDGTSLPKEASILGYASQVLGTINAGAQISVLQGNGMVPYQSKQAVLNFSYGERILYEPQSSYLRYLIYTLIPLVNQGFFVPVLLVPALMKKKEQFAHIKMCSKEGVKAVIGLIGRVLLYSTICIILIFTCLCIVDKLFGVPLRGDILIYIVLMSLFFINLTAMGLVFTSFMDNLGHFILLFNLINIPIFLTCGIIFPDYLLPTGMPEALNSLWPFRHMTMGLKMLNLKGLSWDLMLPYLKNELKFGAFWLPIGLAMYSTRIAFMKYKNSKMLHEDISQEDIIQEDIIQEDVV, encoded by the coding sequence ATGAAGAGTTTTTTAAAAATATTAAAAGAAGAAAGAAGTCCCTTACTTAAGACTATTATACTTACTATTGTAGCAACACTTATTTTTGGTTATGCTATGTCTAACCCTTATATAGATAATATTCCATTTGGTATAGTTGATAAAGATAACTCAAATTTGTCAAGAACTGTTATACAACAGCTTAAAATTAATCCAGGTTTAAATGTTAATTATTATGCAGATTCAGATACTGAACTTGAAAAAGCAATAAAAGATCGTAGAGTAAATGGAGGTATAATAATACCTAAGCATTTTGAAAAAGATGTAAGTTCGGCAAAGTCACCTAGTGCTCTAATAGTAATAGATGGAACTAGTCTTCCTAAAGAAGCCAGTATTTTAGGATATGCTAGTCAGGTTTTAGGTACCATAAATGCTGGTGCTCAAATAAGCGTTCTTCAGGGAAATGGTATGGTTCCATACCAATCCAAACAAGCTGTTTTGAACTTTTCTTATGGTGAACGTATACTTTATGAGCCGCAAAGTAGTTATCTTAGATATTTAATTTATACTTTAATACCTTTAGTTAATCAAGGTTTTTTTGTACCAGTACTTTTAGTACCTGCTTTAATGAAAAAGAAAGAGCAATTTGCACATATTAAGATGTGTTCAAAAGAAGGTGTAAAGGCTGTAATTGGTCTTATAGGAAGAGTATTACTATATTCTACTATATGTATTATATTAATTTTCACTTGCTTATGTATTGTTGATAAATTATTCGGTGTACCTCTTCGTGGCGATATATTAATATATATTGTTTTAATGAGTTTATTTTTCATTAATCTTACAGCTATGGGATTAGTTTTTACATCATTTATGGATAACCTTGGACATTTTATACTATTGTTTAATTTGATAAATATACCTATATTCCTAACTTGCGGTATTATATTCCCAGATTATCTGTTGCCAACTGGAATGCCTGAGGCTCTCAATAGTTTATGGCCATTCAGGCATATGACTATGGGATTAAAAATGTTAAATTTAAAAGGATTAAGCTGGGATCTTATGCTTCCTTATTTAAAAAATGAGCTTAAGTTTGGTGCATTTTGGTTACCAATAGGACTTGCTATGTATTCCACTAGAATTGCTTTTATGAAATATAAAAATAGCAAAATGCTACATGAAGATATTTCACAAGAAGATATTATACAAGAAGATATTATACAAGAAGATGTAGTATAA
- a CDS encoding ABC transporter permease: MKEKILRFKYMIIPILMFLILGIGGAIVLALEFSAHSLSKIPTVIVDHDNSLSTQAFVRQIRTNSKFNVVTYSQTDNDVKDLIDKGKVAIGFIIPEHFSKDLTDGKNPQIMVIYDGAQMAMTSSSRTRVAQILGTIKSAYLIGVAEGKLGLMPEVAANYINPIRYNSRVIGNPTENMFNFFIPGFAINTMQVGMIIVVILLINKGNSYKKIWIKGIMVGLLASISVFIILAIYCKYFGLPYRGSVEAGIMLTILFCIGMTFVGVFLSILFNGNQIDAVGLAGPIAISLFLVGYTFPSVAMPDIIPMIAKYIPFYYYAIPLRDLSLIGGSFQDNLSNIFWLTKFMIFMWVTTFLLYKMKEAKRLRNIKIDEKNSIINGQDAEVII; this comes from the coding sequence ATGAAAGAAAAAATATTAAGATTTAAGTATATGATAATTCCTATTTTAATGTTTCTTATACTTGGCATTGGAGGGGCTATTGTTTTAGCACTTGAATTTAGTGCTCATTCACTTAGCAAAATTCCAACTGTTATTGTAGATCATGATAACTCCTTATCAACTCAAGCTTTTGTTAGGCAAATAAGGACAAACTCAAAATTTAATGTAGTTACATATAGTCAGACTGATAATGATGTTAAAGATTTAATAGACAAAGGAAAAGTAGCTATAGGATTTATTATTCCTGAGCACTTTTCAAAAGATCTAACTGATGGGAAGAATCCCCAAATTATGGTTATTTATGATGGGGCACAAATGGCTATGACTTCTTCTAGCAGAACAAGAGTTGCACAGATTCTTGGTACCATTAAATCAGCATATTTAATAGGTGTAGCAGAGGGAAAACTTGGATTAATGCCAGAAGTAGCTGCAAATTATATCAATCCAATACGTTATAATTCCAGGGTTATAGGAAATCCTACTGAAAATATGTTTAATTTTTTCATTCCAGGATTTGCAATTAACACTATGCAAGTTGGGATGATTATAGTTGTAATTTTATTAATAAACAAAGGTAATAGCTATAAAAAAATATGGATTAAAGGTATTATGGTTGGACTTCTGGCATCAATTTCAGTTTTTATTATTCTAGCAATTTATTGCAAATATTTTGGTCTGCCTTATAGGGGTTCTGTTGAAGCAGGAATTATGCTCACTATTCTCTTTTGTATCGGAATGACATTTGTGGGAGTATTTTTAAGTATCTTGTTTAATGGAAACCAGATAGATGCAGTAGGTCTAGCAGGTCCAATAGCTATAAGTTTATTTTTGGTTGGATATACATTTCCATCTGTAGCTATGCCTGATATTATTCCTATGATAGCTAAATATATTCCATTTTACTACTATGCTATACCTCTAAGGGATTTATCACTTATAGGTGGAAGTTTTCAAGATAACTTATCTAATATATTCTGGCTCACTAAATTTATGATTTTTATGTGGGTTACTACATTCCTTTTATATAAAATGAAAGAGGCTAAAAGACTTAGAAATATTAAAATAGACGAGAAAAATAGTATCATTAATGGTCAAGATGCAGAGGTGATAATATGA
- a CDS encoding NAD(+) diphosphatase, producing MKFKYCPICGRELEEKYSWDEGGVPYCPVDKIMYFDTPKPCIIVAIIKEDKILLLKQSYIFKNSKVLLSGYVTNGESVEETVHREVFEEAGLKIKNLKYLGSECVESKEIIMLTFMAEYDSGEINKSSEVEWVDWHHIEDALCEMSEDKIGRSIVKKVLKEMGYNEEKAYRCEIDNCNNEIFPLK from the coding sequence ATGAAATTTAAATATTGTCCAATTTGTGGACGAGAGTTGGAAGAAAAATATAGCTGGGATGAGGGGGGAGTGCCTTATTGTCCAGTAGACAAAATTATGTATTTTGATACTCCTAAGCCTTGCATTATAGTTGCCATAATAAAAGAGGATAAAATATTGTTATTAAAACAAAGCTATATATTTAAGAATTCTAAAGTCTTATTATCTGGATATGTTACTAATGGTGAAAGTGTAGAAGAAACAGTTCATAGAGAGGTTTTTGAAGAAGCTGGACTTAAAATAAAAAATTTAAAATATTTAGGCAGTGAGTGTGTAGAATCAAAAGAGATAATAATGCTTACTTTTATGGCGGAATATGACAGCGGAGAAATAAATAAGTCTTCTGAAGTAGAATGGGTAGATTGGCATCATATTGAAGATGCTTTATGTGAAATGAGTGAAGATAAAATAGGTAGAAGTATAGTAAAAAAAGTATTAAAAGAAATGGGATATAATGAAGAAAAAGCATATAGATGCGAAATTGATAATTGTAATAATGAAATATTTCCATTAAAGTGA
- a CDS encoding nucleoside deaminase, with the protein MKNFMGEAIIEAEKSLTLGEVPVGVVIVRDNIIIAKAHNLRETLQDPLAHAEILAIKKASQYTNNWRLSGCSMYVTLEPCPMCAGAILQSRISNVYIGTFEPNTGACGSVINILQNDNLNRWTNIYWNYDEKCSSMLEEFFSKKR; encoded by the coding sequence ATGAAAAATTTTATGGGAGAAGCTATAATAGAAGCAGAGAAATCATTAACTTTAGGAGAAGTACCAGTAGGAGTTGTTATAGTTAGAGATAATATTATAATAGCTAAAGCTCATAATTTAAGGGAAACTTTGCAGGATCCATTAGCTCATGCAGAAATACTTGCCATAAAAAAAGCTTCACAGTATACTAATAATTGGAGATTAAGTGGATGTAGTATGTATGTTACTTTAGAGCCATGTCCAATGTGTGCAGGAGCTATACTTCAGTCTAGAATAAGTAATGTATACATAGGAACATTTGAGCCTAATACAGGAGCTTGTGGTTCTGTAATAAACATACTTCAAAATGATAATTTGAATCGTTGGACTAATATTTATTGGAACTATGATGAAAAATGTAGTAGTATGTTAGAAGAATTTTTTAGTAAAAAAAGATAA
- a CDS encoding YbaB/EbfC family nucleoid-associated protein → MAKGGFPNFGGGNMNNLMKQAQKLQKQMEDMQSDLKNKEFEATVGGGAVVAVANGKKEIIDIKIKPEVVDPDDVEMLQDLVLSACNEALKKAEDETASEMKKLTGGMNMPGMF, encoded by the coding sequence ATGGCAAAAGGTGGATTTCCTAATTTCGGTGGAGGAAACATGAATAACTTAATGAAGCAAGCACAAAAGCTTCAAAAGCAAATGGAAGATATGCAAAGTGATTTAAAAAACAAGGAGTTTGAAGCAACAGTTGGCGGTGGCGCAGTAGTTGCAGTAGCAAATGGTAAAAAAGAAATAATTGATATAAAAATAAAGCCTGAAGTTGTTGATCCTGATGATGTAGAAATGCTTCAAGATTTAGTTTTAAGTGCATGTAATGAAGCACTTAAGAAGGCAGAAGACGAAACTGCTTCAGAAATGAAAAAATTAACAGGTGGAATGAATATGCCAGGAATGTTCTAA
- a CDS encoding pro-sigmaK processing inhibitor BofA family protein, which translates to MDFQYIGYFLIAILGLYILVKIFSWPLKILFKLVINAVLGAVLLIIVNIIGSYFNFYIGINAITALIAGFLGIPGVIFLIIFKLFL; encoded by the coding sequence ATGGATTTTCAATATATAGGATATTTTTTAATTGCCATTTTAGGACTATACATATTAGTAAAAATATTTTCATGGCCTTTAAAGATATTATTTAAACTAGTAATTAATGCGGTGCTTGGAGCTGTATTACTTATAATAGTTAATATAATAGGGAGTTATTTTAATTTTTACATAGGAATTAATGCTATAACAGCACTTATTGCAGGATTTTTAGGGATACCAGGTGTTATATTTCTTATTATTTTTAAATTATTTTTATAA
- the dnaX gene encoding DNA polymerase III subunit gamma/tau — MAYTALYREWRPRIFDDVVGQKHITVTLKNQIKNSRIAHAYLFSGTRGTGKTSTAKILAKAVNCTDLRDGEPCNECDMCKKINSGISIDVIEMDAASKRRLEDIKDVIENVKYPPQEGKYKVYIMDEVHMLTAEAVNAFLKTLEEPPSNVIFILATTDPQKLPVTILSRCQKFDFRRIKSSDIFGRMRDIVKEQGIFADDRSLNLIARMSDGAMRDALSILDQAISMGGGKVEYESVVSMLGLVTNENMIKLADSIIDKNVEESMKVIDDIVLSGKDIYNFIRDMITHLRNLLMVKVSKEPEEILDMSEENIELLKEQSKKIKSEEIMRNIRILQDAEEQSKWTKQSRIYLELAVIKMCKIEYDTSKEVILARLNRLEEAIREGEIKVSYERNTSKTTKHEVKKNTTKKDVVKEAEQPVMEQNVYSKLTVDIVKRSWKDILEAFKSKRHMVLFAALTTGQVDACDKGIITIGYDKDYSFNKERLEKDENRKIVEAIFSEVLKEKVRVQYHIDFQNMNSVNDSPEQVIKDAFGEDIVEIIDE; from the coding sequence ATGGCTTATACTGCATTATATAGAGAATGGAGACCTAGAATTTTTGATGATGTAGTGGGACAAAAGCACATAACTGTTACATTAAAAAATCAAATAAAGAATAGTAGAATAGCACATGCATATCTTTTTTCAGGCACAAGAGGTACAGGAAAAACTTCTACAGCTAAAATTTTAGCCAAAGCAGTGAATTGCACAGATTTGAGAGATGGAGAACCTTGTAATGAATGTGATATGTGTAAAAAGATAAATTCAGGAATTTCTATTGATGTTATAGAAATGGATGCAGCATCTAAAAGACGTTTAGAGGATATCAAGGATGTTATAGAAAATGTAAAGTATCCGCCTCAAGAGGGTAAATATAAAGTATATATAATGGATGAAGTTCATATGTTAACTGCTGAAGCAGTAAATGCTTTTTTAAAAACACTAGAAGAACCGCCTTCAAATGTTATATTTATACTTGCTACAACAGATCCACAAAAACTTCCAGTTACTATACTTTCACGATGTCAGAAATTTGATTTTAGGAGAATAAAAAGTTCAGATATTTTTGGTAGGATGAGAGATATAGTTAAAGAACAAGGCATTTTTGCAGATGATAGAAGTTTAAATTTAATAGCTAGAATGAGTGATGGTGCTATGAGAGATGCTTTAAGTATATTAGATCAAGCAATATCCATGGGTGGTGGAAAGGTAGAATATGAATCAGTTGTAAGTATGCTTGGACTTGTTACTAATGAAAATATGATAAAACTTGCAGATAGTATAATAGATAAAAATGTAGAAGAGTCCATGAAAGTAATTGATGATATAGTTCTTAGTGGTAAAGATATTTATAACTTTATTAGAGATATGATTACCCATTTAAGAAATCTTTTAATGGTAAAAGTTTCTAAAGAACCTGAAGAAATTTTAGATATGTCTGAGGAAAATATAGAACTTTTGAAAGAGCAATCTAAAAAAATAAAATCAGAAGAAATTATGAGAAATATAAGAATACTCCAAGATGCAGAAGAACAATCAAAATGGACAAAACAAAGTAGGATATATTTAGAATTGGCAGTAATAAAGATGTGTAAAATAGAGTATGATACTTCAAAAGAAGTTATACTTGCAAGGTTGAATAGACTAGAAGAAGCTATAAGAGAAGGAGAAATAAAGGTTTCTTATGAAAGGAATACTTCTAAAACAACAAAACATGAAGTGAAGAAAAACACAACTAAAAAGGATGTAGTTAAAGAAGCAGAACAACCTGTAATGGAACAAAATGTTTATTCAAAACTTACTGTGGATATAGTAAAAAGAAGTTGGAAGGACATATTAGAAGCTTTTAAAAGTAAACGACATATGGTTTTATTTGCAGCATTAACTACAGGTCAAGTTGATGCATGTGATAAAGGAATAATAACTATAGGATATGACAAGGATTATTCATTTAATAAGGAACGATTAGAAAAAGATGAAAATAGAAAAATTGTAGAAGCTATATTTTCCGAGGTATTAAAGGAAAAGGTAAGAGTACAGTATCATATAGATTTTCAAAATATGAATAGTGTAAATGATTCACCAGAGCAAGTAATTAAGGATGCTTTTGGAGAAGATATAGTAGAAATAATTGATGAATAA
- the sfsA gene encoding DNA/RNA nuclease SfsA: protein MIIKKNIIKSEFINRPNRFQAYVKINGIETMVHVPNTGRCKEILIPGCTVILRQEDNPNRKTAYDLIAAYKGDALINIDSQIPNRVVEEALNDKRIELLSKYSKIQREKTFGNSRFDFKLTDELENECYVEVKGVTLEEDGKAMFPDAPTERGKKHLLELVEVKKTNKDAAIIFLIQMENINYFSPNDTMDKGFSEALRYAEKNGVHVMAYNCKVGENFITLHKSITVKL from the coding sequence TTGATTATAAAGAAAAATATTATAAAATCAGAATTTATTAATAGACCTAATAGGTTTCAAGCTTATGTAAAGATAAATGGAATAGAGACTATGGTTCATGTTCCTAACACAGGAAGATGTAAAGAAATTTTAATACCAGGATGTACTGTAATACTTAGACAAGAAGATAATCCTAATAGAAAAACAGCCTATGATTTAATAGCAGCATATAAAGGCGATGCATTAATAAACATAGATTCGCAAATACCAAATAGAGTAGTTGAAGAAGCATTAAATGATAAAAGAATAGAATTACTTAGTAAATATAGTAAAATACAAAGAGAAAAAACTTTTGGTAATAGTAGATTTGATTTTAAGCTTACAGATGAATTGGAAAATGAATGTTACGTTGAAGTTAAAGGAGTAACATTAGAGGAGGATGGAAAGGCAATGTTTCCTGATGCACCTACAGAAAGAGGAAAGAAACATTTATTAGAATTAGTAGAAGTAAAAAAAACTAACAAAGATGCAGCAATAATATTTTTAATTCAAATGGAAAATATAAATTATTTTTCACCAAATGATACAATGGATAAAGGATTTTCAGAGGCATTAAGATATGCAGAAAAAAATGGAGTTCATGTAATGGCCTATAATTGCAAGGTTGGTGAAAATTTTATAACCTTACATAAGTCTATAACTGTTAAACTTTAA